The DNA sequence GCGGCCGCTTCATCGCTCACGGGTGAGGCGCTCTTCCGCCGGATGGAGTGCGCCACCTGTCACACCGTGGATCCGAATGCCCCGGCTTCTACCGGCCCGTCCCTGTATGACCTCTATGGAAGCGAGGTGACCCTGCAGAACGGCCGCGCGGTAATGGCGGACGAAGCCTATCTCCGCGAGTCCATCCTGCAGGCGGGCGCAAAAATCGTGGCGGGGTATATGCCCGTGATGCCGAGCTACGAAGGCCAGCTCATGAAAGAAGAGCTGAGCCTGCTCGTCTCCTATATGAAGTCTTTATAATGAAGATCAGGCATAAGCAGAAGTGAAATAGTGGTTGAAGAAAGTTGGCGTATTGAAGTAAAAAATAATGATTGATCTATTTAATAAAAAACCGGTGTTGGCAACATTAATGACGATGGTTGCTATGTTTTCAACCGTAAACGCGCAGCAAAAAAGCAAAGCAGAAGAGCCATTAAGCCCTAAACAGGAAAGCATAATTGTCATTGCATCCTATACGGCGCAGGGCGGCCTGGAAAATTTGCACCAGGCGCTTGGAACCGGATTGGACAATGGCTTAACCGTTAACCAGATCAAGGAAGCCATCGTTCATGCATATGCTTACTGCGGTTTCCCGCGAAGTATCCGCGGATTGCAAACCTTTATGGAAGTATTGGATGAGCGGAAAGCCCGGGGTATCAACGACGATTGGGGCCCGGAAGCATCACCCATTGCGGATGAAAGAAACAAGTACGAACGGGGCGCAGAAACCCTGTATGAACTGACCGGCAAAAAATGGGATAAGCCGGAATCGGGCTACGGAGCCTTTTCCCCTGAAATTGACCGCTTCCTCAAAGAGCATCTTTTCGCGGATATTTTTGAACGCGATGTGTTAAGCTATGCCGAAAGGGAGCTGGTGACCGTATCGGTACTTAGCGGCATTGGCGGAGTAGAACCCATGCTTCGATCACATTTGAATATCTGCCTGAATGTAGGGCTTACCCCAAAACAATTACAGCAATTTGCAGGCATTATCAAACGGACAATTGGTAAACAGGAAGCAAAAGCGGTACAGACCGCGTTGGATGAAGTGTTATGAAAAAGTTAACATTGATCGTCGCATTAGCGATGTCAACAGTAGATTCTATTACAGTTAATGCACAATCTACTCAAAAAGGACGTCCACAAAATCCCTGGACGCTTGTCTATGATGGTGCAATTACCGAAAACGTAGAGGGAAAAGTAAATATCCATCCGGTTACTTATAAAATCAGCGTTATTGAAATAGCTGCCAATGTTTACACACCGCCTGACTACGATGCTTCGCAGAAATATCCGGCGGTGGTTGTTGCACATCCCAATGGAGGTGTGAAGGAACAGGTTGCGGGTTTATATGCCCAGCGGTTAGCGGAACAGGGATATATTACCATCGCGGCAGATGCAGCCTGCCAGGGAGCCAGTAGCGGAGAACCCCGCAACGTGGATAAGCCGGCAAACCGGATTGAGGATATCCAAGGGATGGCTGATTTTATTTCTCAATATAAAGGGGTTGACACTGCAAAACTTGGATTACTCGGCATTTGCGGTGGCGGAGGCTATGCGTTAAAGGCAACACAGGGTGATAAACGGTTTAACGCAGTAGCGACCCTGAGCATGTTCAATTCAGGTTTGGTAAGACGTAACGGCTTTCAGAATTCCGAATTGGCTACGGTCCAGGAACGATTACAACAAGCTTTGGATGCCCGGGCATTGGAAGCAGCCGGAGGCGAAGTACGTTACGCTGCCGATATAGAGTGGTCCGATGAAATGGCGGACAAGATGCCTTTTGCTCTGTACCGCGAAGGTCATTATTACTACCATAGAACCCATGCACATCCGAACTCCACATTCAGGTACACGATGAGCAGCCTGCCCGACTTAATGACTTGGGATGCGGCCACAAATTTGGAACTGATCAACCAACCCTTATTAATGATTGCAGGAAGCAAAGCCGATACAAAATATATGACAGATGAAGCATTCAGTAAAGCAATCAATGCAAAAAACAAAGAACAAAGAACTATTCCTGATTGACGGGGCTACCCATATAGAGACCTATTGGAAACCCGCATATGTATCGCAGGCCGTAGGTAAATTGTTGAATTTTTATCAAACCAACCTTTAAATATTGAATGATGAAGCATAACCTTATATATATCCTGCCACTTGCAATAGCCCTTCTTACGGCTTGTAATAACAATGCGCTCGTTTTTCCCAAAGGCGAAAAAATCATGAACGAAAATTTCACCGGAACCGCCTATCTGCAAATGCTGATGGAAGCGGACAGCCTTAACTCCATATCCGTTGGAAATGTAACTTTTGAACCCGGAGCTAGGAGCAACTGGCATTTGCACCCGGCAGGGCAGATATTACTGGTAACCGATGGTGTTGGGTATTATCAGGAAAAAGGACAATCCAAAAAAATACTTCGCAAAGGCGATGCAGTAAAATGCCCGCCCAATACCCCTCATTGGCATGGAGCAAGTGCGGATACTGCTTTTATCCAGGTGGCAATAACCGGAAGGGAAAACGGGCCAACCGTTTGGTTGGAAGAAGTAACGGATGAAGAATATCACAGCGAACCAGAGCGTTAGCGTTAGCGGACACCATCGCGGACTCCGGATAAGATAGCCCTCCCTTTGTCTGCCTGCTGCTTGCTGACCTTCTCTTCAATGACCTCAAATAATTCCAACAATTGGTTTTGGGTAAGTCCTGTACTTATCCCAGCGGTGAGGTGGAATTGCAATTGTGCCTCAACACCTGTCATCGCTGCTAATGCAGAATAGTTACGAGTTCACGTTGCTGAAAGGACAGAATGTACCGGCCGAAAATGGCGCACAGATGATAAAAAACACTATAATTGACTTGATAATAAGTCAATTATAGTGTATATTTGCCCTGAAGACAAGTCAAAACATGAATGGAACCTCTTATAGAATATCAGCAAAACCTAGTTGACGAGGTAAATAACGATTTCCACCGATTCCTTTACCATCGTCTTCCGTGGGAAAGCAGAATGTTGGCTATTAAAGGGTTACGCGGTGCCGGGAAGACAACGATGCTTCTCCAACACCTCAAATACGGTCAACCGCAAGGAACCAAAA is a window from the Anseongella ginsenosidimutans genome containing:
- a CDS encoding alpha/beta hydrolase, with the protein product MKKLTLIVALAMSTVDSITVNAQSTQKGRPQNPWTLVYDGAITENVEGKVNIHPVTYKISVIEIAANVYTPPDYDASQKYPAVVVAHPNGGVKEQVAGLYAQRLAEQGYITIAADAACQGASSGEPRNVDKPANRIEDIQGMADFISQYKGVDTAKLGLLGICGGGGYALKATQGDKRFNAVATLSMFNSGLVRRNGFQNSELATVQERLQQALDARALEAAGGEVRYAADIEWSDEMADKMPFALYREGHYYYHRTHAHPNSTFRYTMSSLPDLMTWDAATNLELINQPLLMIAGSKADTKYMTDEAFSKAINAKNKEQRTIPD
- a CDS encoding carboxymuconolactone decarboxylase family protein, with amino-acid sequence MLATLMTMVAMFSTVNAQQKSKAEEPLSPKQESIIVIASYTAQGGLENLHQALGTGLDNGLTVNQIKEAIVHAYAYCGFPRSIRGLQTFMEVLDERKARGINDDWGPEASPIADERNKYERGAETLYELTGKKWDKPESGYGAFSPEIDRFLKEHLFADIFERDVLSYAERELVTVSVLSGIGGVEPMLRSHLNICLNVGLTPKQLQQFAGIIKRTIGKQEAKAVQTALDEVL
- a CDS encoding cupin domain-containing protein — its product is MNENFTGTAYLQMLMEADSLNSISVGNVTFEPGARSNWHLHPAGQILLVTDGVGYYQEKGQSKKILRKGDAVKCPPNTPHWHGASADTAFIQVAITGRENGPTVWLEEVTDEEYHSEPER